A single region of the Jatrophihabitans sp. GAS493 genome encodes:
- a CDS encoding neutral/alkaline non-lysosomal ceramidase N-terminal domain-containing protein, whose translation MPNVGFRVGSGRADITGEPADCGMLGYGKRTQRSAGIHLRLNARAFIFARSAAGGDGVERVLLVVAELPLIFDSVHRAVLARLAAEGGGGYDATNTLITATHTHCGPGGYSHHRMYNSTTHGFRPATFDAIVGGIVTAVRRAERDLTENPADAILRLTQAELFGASVNRSRSSFERNPAADRAPFPHAVDPLSTLLRIERGGELTAAVHFFATHGTSMTNKNNLISSDNKGFAAYSCERSVPPERGSGASAGPVFAFAQTNSGDMSPNLALRPGHGPTDDEFANASLIGARQAASALALAQVPATPMPVHLDAVMSYVRFADLPVAPRFTGDGEVHRTGQVCAGSSALAGAGADGRGFAGFREGRGRIGDWTNRLRYRLQPDLAGRQAPKCVAVSGATLNRRVPFVADAAPMQLLRIGDLYLLGVPAEVTIVAGLQLRRTVAGVLGADLDHVLVCGYSNGYLHYVTTPAEYDEQRYEGGSTLFGRWQLPAMCQVAHELAEAMVQRRVPTGPGLLPQPPAAPRPPRVSYRQPLDRLDAGRRFGDLIAGPRPRYRPGDRVVVSFHSGNLNNGVGRVERFLEVQRREPGAEPGWERVADDGDPQTMLRWQRSRSRPGDRYRLGRPHRLGNALRPGRRDREQGSIISITWQIPVGTTGGEYRIIHHGTARTGSHGSYDFSGQTPPFEVR comes from the coding sequence GTGCCCAACGTCGGTTTCAGGGTCGGATCCGGTCGGGCCGACATCACCGGTGAGCCCGCGGACTGCGGAATGCTCGGCTACGGCAAGCGGACCCAGCGCAGCGCCGGCATCCATCTGCGCCTCAACGCCCGAGCCTTCATCTTTGCCCGCTCGGCCGCCGGGGGCGATGGTGTGGAACGGGTGCTGCTGGTGGTCGCCGAGTTGCCGCTGATCTTCGACAGCGTGCACCGGGCGGTCCTGGCCCGGCTGGCCGCGGAAGGCGGCGGCGGCTACGACGCGACGAACACGCTGATCACCGCTACCCACACCCACTGTGGACCCGGGGGCTACTCCCACCACCGGATGTACAACAGCACGACACACGGGTTCCGTCCCGCCACCTTCGACGCGATCGTCGGCGGCATCGTGACCGCGGTGCGGCGGGCCGAACGGGACCTGACCGAGAACCCAGCCGATGCGATCCTCAGGCTCACGCAGGCCGAACTGTTCGGGGCCAGCGTGAACCGATCGCGCAGTTCCTTCGAACGCAATCCGGCCGCTGACCGGGCACCCTTCCCGCACGCGGTGGACCCGCTGAGCACCCTGCTGCGGATCGAGCGGGGCGGCGAGCTGACGGCGGCGGTGCACTTCTTCGCGACGCACGGCACGAGCATGACCAACAAGAACAACCTGATCAGCTCCGACAACAAGGGATTCGCTGCGTACAGCTGTGAACGATCGGTACCGCCGGAGCGTGGCTCTGGGGCCAGTGCTGGGCCGGTCTTTGCTTTCGCCCAGACGAACTCCGGCGACATGTCGCCGAACCTCGCGCTGCGCCCCGGGCACGGCCCGACCGACGACGAGTTCGCCAACGCTTCGCTGATCGGCGCTCGCCAGGCGGCCAGCGCACTGGCCCTGGCCCAGGTCCCCGCCACCCCGATGCCCGTCCACCTGGATGCGGTGATGTCCTACGTCCGCTTCGCGGATTTACCGGTTGCCCCGCGGTTCACCGGTGATGGCGAGGTACATCGCACCGGGCAGGTATGTGCCGGCAGTTCGGCGCTGGCCGGCGCCGGCGCCGACGGGCGCGGCTTCGCCGGATTTCGTGAGGGTCGGGGGCGGATCGGCGACTGGACCAACCGGCTGCGCTATCGGTTGCAGCCGGACCTGGCCGGTCGACAGGCTCCGAAGTGCGTGGCGGTCAGCGGCGCGACGTTGAATCGGCGGGTTCCGTTCGTGGCCGACGCCGCGCCGATGCAACTGCTGCGCATCGGCGACCTGTACTTGCTGGGGGTTCCGGCCGAAGTGACGATCGTCGCCGGGCTGCAGTTGCGTCGTACCGTGGCCGGCGTCCTGGGCGCCGACCTCGACCACGTGCTTGTCTGCGGCTACAGCAACGGCTACCTGCACTACGTCACCACGCCCGCGGAGTACGACGAACAGCGCTACGAGGGGGGGAGCACGCTCTTCGGTCGCTGGCAGTTGCCGGCCATGTGCCAGGTTGCCCATGAGCTCGCCGAGGCGATGGTTCAGCGCCGAGTTCCAACCGGGCCCGGACTGCTGCCCCAGCCGCCGGCGGCACCTCGGCCGCCTCGGGTCAGCTACCGGCAACCGCTGGACCGGCTGGATGCCGGGCGGCGTTTCGGAGATCTGATCGCCGGACCGCGCCCGCGTTACCGCCCCGGCGACCGAGTGGTCGTCTCCTTCCACAGCGGGAACCTCAACAACGGCGTCGGACGTGTCGAGCGCTTCCTGGAGGTGCAGCGACGAGAGCCCGGCGCCGAGCCCGGGTGGGAGCGCGTCGCGGACGACGGGGATCCGCAGACCATGCTGCGGTGGCAGCGATCTCGATCCCGACCTGGAGACCGGTACCGACTCGGGCGGCCGCACCGGCTCGGCAACGCGCTGCGTCCCGGCCGTCGCGACCGTGAGCAGGGCTCAATCATCAGTATTACTTGGCAGATTCCAGTCGGCACGACAGGAGGGGAGTATCGCATCATTCACCACGGGACGGCCCGCACCGGTTCGCACGGCAGCTACGACTTCTCCGGCCAGACACCTCCGTTCGAGGTCCGATGA
- a CDS encoding amino acid deaminase/aldolase → MLDLDAVGTSNGVDGLRAATAHLQPPYAVIDLGALRHNALDMTRRASGTAIRVASKSIRCRAIADSVLAVDGFHGVLAFTLPEAIWLASGDSDLRDIVVGYPTADTDAIRQLAADDELRARITLMVDSADHLDFLATATATAAATATDTATDTAADTAADTAADTAADTATAASAGAAPLRVCLDLDASLRAAGGRIHLGTRRSPTHSLDQAIELAQAIVAHPGVTLVGLMSYEGQIAGIGDNQPGSGFKRAQIRAMQRISAAELSRRRAEVVAAIGPLADLEFVNGGGTGSLERTSAETAVTEIAAGSGLFAPALFDNYRTFHPLPAAYFVLPVVRRPSPGIATVLGGGWVASGPAGLDRLPTPTWPRGLKLSALEGAGEVQTPLSGAPAAQLQVGDRVWFRHAKAGELCERVNELHLVDGGEIVATVPTYRGEGKAFA, encoded by the coding sequence GTGCTTGATCTGGATGCAGTAGGTACCAGCAACGGCGTCGACGGCCTGCGTGCAGCCACCGCCCACCTGCAGCCGCCCTATGCCGTGATCGATCTCGGAGCGCTGCGCCACAACGCGCTCGACATGACCCGCCGGGCGTCGGGGACGGCCATCCGGGTCGCCAGCAAGTCGATCAGGTGCCGGGCCATCGCCGACAGCGTGCTGGCCGTCGACGGGTTCCACGGCGTGCTTGCCTTCACCCTCCCGGAGGCCATCTGGCTCGCGTCGGGCGACTCGGACCTGCGTGACATCGTGGTCGGCTATCCGACCGCCGACACTGACGCGATCCGGCAGCTGGCGGCCGACGACGAGCTACGAGCCCGAATCACTCTGATGGTGGACTCAGCCGATCACCTGGATTTCCTCGCCACCGCCACCGCCACCGCCGCCGCCACTGCCACCGACACTGCCACCGACACCGCCGCCGACACCGCCGCCGACACCGCCGCCGACACCGCCGCCGACACCGCTACCGCGGCCAGTGCCGGCGCCGCGCCTCTTCGGGTGTGCCTGGACCTGGACGCCTCGCTCCGTGCCGCCGGCGGCCGAATTCACCTCGGGACCCGGCGCTCCCCCACTCACTCGCTCGACCAGGCCATCGAGCTGGCGCAGGCGATAGTCGCCCACCCCGGCGTGACGCTGGTCGGGTTGATGTCCTACGAGGGGCAGATCGCCGGCATCGGCGACAATCAGCCAGGCTCCGGGTTCAAGCGAGCGCAGATCCGTGCGATGCAGCGGATCTCGGCGGCCGAGCTGAGCCGCCGCCGCGCCGAGGTGGTGGCGGCCATCGGCCCGCTGGCCGACCTGGAGTTCGTCAACGGCGGGGGCACCGGAAGTCTGGAGCGCACCTCGGCCGAGACCGCGGTCACCGAGATCGCCGCCGGCTCCGGCCTCTTCGCGCCGGCACTCTTCGACAACTACCGAACGTTTCACCCGCTTCCGGCGGCCTACTTCGTGCTGCCGGTGGTACGGCGCCCGAGCCCCGGCATCGCCACCGTGCTCGGTGGCGGTTGGGTGGCCTCGGGTCCGGCCGGCCTGGACCGCCTCCCCACCCCGACCTGGCCCCGGGGCCTGAAGCTCTCCGCGCTCGAGGGCGCGGGCGAGGTGCAGACGCCGCTCAGCGGGGCGCCGGCCGCGCAGCTGCAAGTCGGCGACCGGGTCTGGTTCCGCCATGCCAAAGCCGGCGAGCTCTGCGAGCGGGTCAACGAACTGCATCTGGTAGACGGTGGGGAGATCGTGGCGACGGTGCCGACCTACCGGGGTGAGGGGAAAGCCTTCGCTTAG
- a CDS encoding cell division protein FtsQ/DivIB, whose protein sequence is MSGRAALLTRRRLAWLGGAALMVVGLVWVLAFSSLLGAKHVQVQGTSVLSRQAITTAAGIGTGAPLLRLDTEAIAHRVERLPDVASATVSTRLPSTVTITVQEREPVGYVVASDGYMLVDKTGRQFRAVSAAPSGLPKFLIPSVPSDAQSGDDATGQGVASVAAALSSQIRSRLTSINSQSPSSITLQLADGRWVRWGRAEQNAEKAALLPALLEHAGTVFDVSDPSLVYSH, encoded by the coding sequence GTGAGCGGGCGGGCGGCCTTGCTCACCCGGCGGCGGCTGGCCTGGCTCGGCGGGGCGGCGCTAATGGTCGTGGGTCTGGTGTGGGTGCTGGCCTTCAGCTCACTTCTCGGCGCCAAGCACGTTCAGGTTCAGGGCACCTCCGTGCTCAGCCGGCAGGCCATCACGACGGCGGCCGGAATCGGCACCGGGGCGCCGCTGCTGCGCCTGGACACCGAGGCGATCGCGCACCGGGTGGAGCGACTTCCCGACGTGGCCAGCGCGACGGTCAGCACGCGCCTGCCCAGCACGGTCACCATCACCGTCCAGGAACGTGAGCCGGTCGGCTACGTAGTCGCCTCTGACGGGTACATGCTGGTGGACAAGACCGGGCGGCAGTTCCGCGCCGTCTCGGCCGCCCCGAGCGGCCTGCCGAAGTTCCTCATTCCAAGCGTTCCCTCCGACGCCCAGTCGGGGGACGACGCGACCGGGCAAGGAGTGGCCAGCGTGGCCGCCGCCCTCTCCAGCCAGATCCGCAGCAGACTGACGTCGATCAACTCGCAGAGCCCGAGTTCGATCACGCTGCAACTCGCCGACGGCCGCTGGGTCCGTTGGGGGCGCGCCGAACAAAACGCGGAGAAGGCAGCGCTGCTGCCGGCCCTGTTGGAGCACGCCGGCACCGTCTTCGACGTCAGCGATCCCAGCCTGGTGTACTCCCACTGA
- the murC gene encoding UDP-N-acetylmuramate--L-alanine ligase, with protein MGIAGAGMSALARLLVNRGVSVSGCEARESSTVTALRAVGAEVLIGHSADHLDNTDTFVYTTAINPSHPEFVAARGSGKRVIRRAAALASVLEDRRCIAISGTHGKTTTTSLLTVAAQACGLDPSFAIGGNLYETGLNAHLGSGELAIIEADESDGSFLLLRPSAAIITNVEADHLENHGDLEGIFRAFEIFVDRLDVDGLLLCCADDPGAVRMAGYARSIGRRVLTYGESAEADVRVTSVVEHSDSVEFDALGSGVSEAGLRVGALVGHHMALNAAAALTLASEFGFDLEKVRTAWANFAGVHRRFELHGIANGVRVYDDYAHHPTEIAASLTAAKAVAGEGRVIAVFQPGTYSRTQTFAREFAESMAIADIAVVMDIFPAREEPIPGVTAALISDQIPLPAEQVVYETNFSETPARIAALARPGDIVITMGIGNVYLLCPEMLRAIADRGAYGRP; from the coding sequence ATGGGGATCGCCGGGGCCGGGATGAGTGCACTGGCCCGGTTGCTGGTCAACCGCGGCGTGTCGGTGAGCGGATGTGAGGCCCGCGAATCATCCACCGTCACCGCGCTGCGCGCGGTCGGGGCCGAGGTGCTGATCGGACACTCGGCCGACCATCTCGACAACACCGACACGTTCGTCTACACAACCGCGATCAACCCGTCCCATCCGGAGTTCGTGGCCGCACGGGGGAGTGGGAAGCGGGTCATCCGGCGGGCCGCGGCGCTGGCCAGTGTGCTCGAGGATCGGCGCTGTATCGCCATAAGCGGGACCCACGGCAAGACCACGACCACGTCGCTGCTCACCGTCGCCGCCCAGGCCTGCGGCCTCGATCCCTCCTTCGCCATCGGGGGCAATCTCTACGAGACTGGGCTCAACGCGCACCTCGGCAGTGGCGAACTGGCGATCATCGAGGCCGACGAGAGCGACGGATCGTTCCTGCTACTGCGTCCGTCGGCGGCGATCATCACCAACGTCGAGGCAGATCATCTGGAGAACCACGGAGATCTTGAGGGCATCTTCCGGGCCTTCGAGATCTTCGTCGACCGGTTGGATGTCGACGGCCTGCTGCTGTGCTGCGCCGACGATCCGGGGGCCGTGCGAATGGCCGGGTACGCGCGCTCGATCGGACGCCGGGTCCTCACCTACGGCGAATCGGCCGAGGCCGACGTTCGGGTCACCTCAGTGGTGGAGCACTCCGACTCCGTCGAGTTCGACGCGCTCGGCTCCGGAGTCTCCGAGGCCGGACTGCGGGTCGGCGCGCTGGTCGGCCATCACATGGCCCTGAACGCGGCCGCGGCGCTGACCCTGGCCTCCGAGTTCGGCTTCGACCTGGAGAAGGTGCGCACCGCGTGGGCGAATTTCGCCGGCGTACATCGGCGTTTTGAGCTTCATGGAATCGCCAACGGGGTGCGGGTCTATGACGACTACGCCCACCACCCGACCGAGATCGCCGCGTCGCTGACGGCGGCGAAGGCGGTCGCCGGTGAGGGGCGCGTCATCGCGGTATTCCAGCCGGGGACCTACAGCCGGACGCAGACCTTCGCCCGCGAGTTCGCGGAGTCGATGGCGATCGCGGACATCGCCGTGGTGATGGACATCTTTCCGGCGCGGGAGGAGCCGATCCCAGGCGTCACCGCGGCGCTCATCTCGGATCAGATCCCGCTGCCGGCCGAGCAGGTCGTCTACGAAACGAACTTCTCCGAGACTCCGGCGCGCATCGCGGCGCTGGCCCGTCCGGGTGACATCGTGATCACCATGGGGATCGGTAACGTCTACCTGCTCTGCCCGGAGATGCTGCGCGCCATCGCCGACCGGGGCGCCTACGGGCGACCGTGA
- a CDS encoding glycosyltransferase — MTNSANPSIVVAGGHSAGHIEPAMAVADAVRRLNPAAVITALGTVRGLDTRLIPARGYPLELIPPVPLPRKLNRDLLATPGRVRNAVKATTEILRRVDADVVVGFGGYIAMPAYLAARRLGIPIVIHEANARPGVANKVGARLTRHVFTASTGVRLPHATAIGIPLRPQISHLDRAALRDEARRRFGLRPDLITLMVTGGSQGAQAINAAVAGARTALASADVQVLHIVGPRNDAGQPADEGMEQTAAPYVAVKFVEEMQYAYAAADFVLCRSGAMTVAELSAVGLPAAYVPFPLRGGEQGRNAEPVVAAGGGILVDNADLTAQWIIDEVVPRLVDPARLARLTAAAAGAGVRDADEVLARAVLELAESDPATQPNAGE; from the coding sequence ATGACGAACTCAGCCAATCCGAGCATCGTGGTCGCCGGAGGTCACTCCGCCGGGCATATAGAACCGGCTATGGCGGTGGCCGACGCCGTCCGCCGTTTGAATCCGGCGGCGGTCATCACCGCGCTGGGTACAGTGCGCGGCCTGGACACCCGCCTCATCCCAGCCCGGGGGTACCCGCTGGAGTTGATTCCTCCCGTCCCGCTGCCCCGCAAGCTCAACCGGGACCTGCTGGCTACCCCGGGGCGGGTGCGCAACGCGGTGAAGGCGACCACCGAGATTCTGCGCCGGGTCGACGCCGACGTGGTCGTCGGATTCGGCGGTTACATCGCGATGCCGGCCTACCTGGCCGCGCGCCGACTTGGCATCCCCATCGTGATTCACGAGGCAAACGCCCGCCCCGGTGTGGCCAACAAGGTCGGGGCCCGGCTGACCCGGCACGTCTTCACCGCCTCGACCGGGGTCCGCCTCCCGCACGCCACAGCGATCGGCATTCCGCTGCGTCCGCAGATCAGTCACCTCGATCGGGCGGCATTGCGGGACGAGGCCCGCCGGCGATTCGGACTGCGACCGGACCTCATCACCTTGATGGTCACCGGTGGCTCGCAGGGCGCGCAGGCGATCAACGCCGCCGTCGCCGGAGCGCGCACGGCACTCGCCAGCGCTGACGTGCAGGTGCTGCACATCGTCGGCCCGCGCAACGATGCCGGCCAACCTGCCGATGAGGGGATGGAGCAGACCGCAGCCCCCTACGTCGCGGTGAAGTTCGTCGAAGAGATGCAGTACGCGTATGCCGCGGCTGACTTCGTGCTCTGCCGCTCCGGTGCGATGACGGTGGCCGAGTTGAGTGCGGTCGGTCTCCCGGCGGCTTACGTGCCGTTCCCGTTGCGCGGCGGGGAGCAGGGTCGCAACGCCGAACCGGTGGTCGCAGCCGGCGGTGGCATTCTCGTCGACAACGCCGATCTCACCGCGCAGTGGATCATCGACGAGGTGGTCCCACGGCTGGTCGATCCCGCTCGCCTGGCCCGGCTCACCGCCGCCGCGGCCGGTGCCGGCGTCCGGGACGCCGATGAGGTCCTCGCCCGGGCCGTCCTCGAACTCGCCGAATCTGACCCCGCCACCCAGCCGAATGCAGGAGAATGA
- the ftsW gene encoding putative lipid II flippase FtsW, whose amino-acid sequence MSAQVPPARRERVRARDGLRSAAAQGQRYLERPFASLQLIILAGGGLLAFGIMMAASTTISAGSEINSGIWSQLVKEVLFVAIGLPIFYVAARMPPRSYRMIVYPALLIAFLALTAVLIPGVGVLNYNARRWIDLGPLPFQPSEFAKLAILLWGADLLVRKQQRGTLTRARHVFVPLVPVFVLVCGLVMLEPDLGTTLCLLMILIGLLWTLGLPLRYFAGLLLLVAGAVSLLAVSASYRLQRLLTFTDPFKDKQGSGYHTVQGLYALASGGFYGVGLGNGTSKYTWVPNANTDYVFSVIGEELGLIGTVVVLLLFGLFAYTGMRISRRSADPFARLVAGAATIWICGQALINIGYVTGLLPVTGIPLPFISAGGTSLLATFVVFGMLVSFARHEPEAVAAAQARTASGQRSRIERWLRITAAKPYLAPARGRRPATSPAEAQRPPKPAARPAAKPPVKPAAKSTARPAARPPRTPNLAATGTDGRPRRSASDPNRRSDSRRT is encoded by the coding sequence ATGAGCGCGCAGGTACCGCCAGCCCGCCGGGAGCGCGTCCGCGCCCGCGACGGTCTGCGCAGCGCCGCCGCTCAGGGACAGCGCTACTTGGAGCGTCCCTTCGCCTCCCTGCAGTTGATCATTCTGGCCGGCGGGGGACTGCTGGCCTTCGGCATCATGATGGCCGCCTCGACGACGATCTCGGCCGGTAGCGAGATCAACAGCGGGATCTGGAGCCAGCTGGTCAAAGAGGTGCTCTTCGTCGCCATCGGTCTGCCGATCTTCTACGTCGCCGCACGGATGCCGCCCCGCTCGTACCGCATGATCGTCTATCCGGCGCTGCTCATCGCCTTTCTGGCGCTGACCGCGGTGCTGATTCCGGGTGTCGGTGTTCTCAACTACAACGCCCGCCGCTGGATCGACCTCGGACCGCTGCCGTTTCAGCCGTCGGAGTTCGCGAAGCTCGCCATTCTGCTCTGGGGGGCCGACCTGCTGGTGCGCAAGCAGCAGCGGGGGACCTTGACCCGGGCCCGGCACGTCTTCGTCCCGTTGGTGCCGGTCTTCGTGCTCGTCTGTGGGCTGGTCATGCTCGAACCAGACCTCGGAACGACCCTATGTCTGCTGATGATTCTCATCGGACTGCTGTGGACGCTGGGCCTGCCACTGCGCTACTTCGCCGGCCTGCTGCTGCTCGTTGCCGGGGCCGTCTCCCTACTCGCGGTGAGTGCGAGCTACCGGTTGCAGCGACTGCTCACCTTCACCGACCCGTTCAAAGACAAGCAGGGCAGCGGCTACCACACCGTGCAGGGTCTCTATGCGCTCGCGTCTGGTGGGTTCTACGGGGTCGGCCTCGGTAACGGGACGTCCAAGTACACCTGGGTCCCGAACGCGAACACCGACTACGTCTTCTCCGTCATCGGTGAGGAACTCGGCCTCATCGGGACCGTGGTGGTGCTGCTCCTCTTCGGTCTCTTCGCCTACACCGGCATGCGGATCTCGCGACGCAGCGCCGACCCCTTCGCCCGGCTGGTGGCCGGTGCCGCCACGATCTGGATCTGTGGCCAGGCCCTGATCAACATCGGTTACGTGACCGGTCTGCTTCCGGTCACCGGCATCCCGCTTCCGTTCATCTCGGCCGGCGGCACCTCGCTGCTGGCCACCTTCGTGGTCTTCGGGATGCTGGTGTCGTTTGCCCGCCACGAGCCGGAGGCGGTGGCGGCCGCCCAGGCTCGAACTGCCAGCGGGCAGCGCAGTCGCATCGAGCGGTGGCTGCGCATCACCGCGGCCAAGCCCTATCTGGCGCCCGCGCGAGGACGGCGGCCGGCGACGTCGCCAGCCGAAGCGCAGCGGCCGCCAAAGCCCGCAGCGAGACCGGCAGCCAAACCGCCGGTCAAGCCCGCAGCCAAATCCACGGCCCGCCCGGCGGCGCGTCCGCCCCGCACACCGAACCTTGCCGCCACCGGCACCGACGGCCGGCCCCGGAGGTCGGCGTCAGACCCGAACCGGCGATCGGACTCCCGTCGCACATGA
- the murD gene encoding UDP-N-acetylmuramoyl-L-alanine--D-glutamate ligase gives MDDPTAPAVTPLQLHGRTVLVCGARFAGASAARVLLSRGARVLLTDDARPAGVDELVAAGAEFLGAVDVVPDGVSLVVTSPGFRPSSPVLVHAAQTQIEVLGEVEFAWRLRGPNAATWLAITGTNGKTTTVRMLESILRAAGLRALAVGNVGVSIIDAVTSDQHLDVLAVELSSYQLHWSSTLRPAAAAVLNLAPDHLDWHITMDEYSEAKAKIWNTPIAIGNADDPLVSRLLDAKLLRRPATRGVTVTLAEPALGQLGVRGGVLVDRAFTDGPGSGIGGGSGSGIDLIAADEIRPVGAHNVANALAAAALARAYGVTSEAVAEGLRSFVPDPHRNQLVGTRGGVRYVDDSKATNPHAAAASLAAYERVVWIAGGQLKDAPVDELVAEFAPRLRAVVLLGADRAVIAAALLRHAPDVPVFTVASTDDGAMIEVVRAATAAAKAGDTVLLAPAAASYDMFTGYPARGAAFVAAVLDEGRLDPGSGSAAAPVSAS, from the coding sequence ATGGATGATCCGACTGCGCCGGCCGTAACGCCGCTGCAGCTTCACGGCCGCACCGTGCTCGTCTGTGGCGCTCGCTTTGCCGGAGCCAGTGCGGCCCGCGTGCTGCTCAGCCGCGGAGCCCGGGTACTACTCACCGACGACGCCCGTCCGGCCGGCGTCGATGAGCTCGTCGCCGCCGGTGCAGAGTTTCTGGGTGCGGTCGACGTGGTCCCGGACGGGGTGTCGCTGGTCGTCACCTCACCGGGCTTCCGGCCGAGTAGCCCGGTGCTCGTGCACGCGGCCCAGACGCAGATCGAGGTGCTCGGCGAGGTTGAGTTCGCCTGGCGACTGCGCGGGCCCAATGCCGCGACGTGGCTCGCGATCACCGGCACAAATGGGAAGACGACCACCGTCCGCATGCTCGAGTCGATCCTGCGCGCGGCCGGCCTGCGGGCACTGGCGGTCGGTAACGTCGGGGTCTCGATCATCGACGCCGTCACCAGTGATCAGCACTTGGATGTGCTGGCCGTGGAACTCTCCAGTTATCAGTTGCACTGGTCCTCCACGCTGCGTCCGGCGGCGGCGGCCGTGCTCAACCTGGCCCCAGACCATCTTGACTGGCACATCACGATGGATGAGTACTCCGAGGCCAAGGCCAAGATCTGGAACACCCCGATCGCCATCGGCAATGCCGACGATCCGCTGGTGAGCCGGTTGCTCGACGCGAAACTGCTGCGTCGCCCGGCGACCAGGGGCGTCACGGTCACGCTCGCCGAGCCCGCTCTCGGGCAGCTGGGAGTGCGAGGCGGGGTGCTCGTCGACCGGGCCTTCACCGATGGCCCCGGCTCGGGTATCGGCGGTGGCTCCGGCTCCGGCATCGACCTGATCGCGGCCGACGAGATCCGTCCGGTCGGTGCGCACAACGTGGCCAACGCCCTGGCCGCCGCCGCCCTGGCCCGCGCCTACGGTGTGACGAGCGAGGCGGTCGCCGAAGGTCTGCGCAGCTTCGTCCCCGACCCGCACCGCAACCAGCTGGTGGGGACCCGCGGCGGCGTGCGGTACGTCGACGACAGCAAGGCGACCAACCCGCACGCGGCTGCGGCTTCGCTGGCCGCGTACGAAAGAGTGGTCTGGATCGCCGGCGGCCAGTTGAAGGATGCGCCGGTAGATGAGTTGGTGGCCGAATTCGCTCCGCGACTGCGGGCGGTGGTGCTGCTCGGGGCCGACCGCGCTGTGATCGCCGCCGCGTTGTTGCGACACGCACCGGATGTGCCGGTCTTCACGGTGGCCAGCACCGACGATGGAGCGATGATCGAGGTGGTGCGGGCCGCGACGGCGGCGGCGAAGGCGGGTGACACAGTGCTGCTCGCGCCGGCCGCAGCCTCTTACGACATGTTCACCGGCTACCCGGCCCGCGGTGCGGCCTTCGTCGCCGCGGTGCTCGACGAGGGTCGGCTCGACCCCGGATCGGGCTCGGCGGCCGCACCCGTCAGTGCCTCATGA
- the mraY gene encoding phospho-N-acetylmuramoyl-pentapeptide-transferase, translated as MRTVLAAAVASLLCSILCTPLVVAYFRRHGFGQEIRDDGPQSHLVKRGTPTMGGVVIVGATAFGYICAHLVSILRSGAGPTASGLLLLYIFVGMGLVGFLDDLIKLRRQRNLGLRARAKFGGQFFVGVTFAGMALLFKNHLGLAPASTYLSFVRDIPEIGLGVVGFIVVAYIIVSATSNAVNLTDGLDGLAAGASAMVFGAYTLIAFIQARNPCAPTFHGGCYEVRDARDLAIVAAAAVGACFGFLWWNASPAQIFMGDTGSMALGGLMAGFAILSRTELLLIVLGGLFVMVTLSGIIQTGWFKFTRIRTGTGRRVFKMAPIHHHFELAGWDEVTIIVRFWILSGVSVAFGMGLFYAEFSGHG; from the coding sequence GTGAGGACTGTTCTGGCCGCTGCGGTGGCCTCATTGCTCTGCTCCATTCTCTGCACGCCGCTGGTGGTGGCGTACTTCCGGCGGCACGGATTCGGCCAGGAGATTCGCGACGACGGCCCGCAGAGCCACCTGGTCAAGCGTGGAACGCCGACCATGGGTGGGGTCGTCATCGTCGGCGCCACCGCCTTCGGCTATATCTGCGCGCACCTGGTTTCGATCCTGCGCAGTGGTGCCGGCCCGACGGCCTCCGGGCTGCTGCTGCTCTACATCTTCGTCGGCATGGGCCTGGTCGGGTTTCTCGACGACCTCATCAAGCTCCGTCGCCAGCGCAACCTCGGCCTGCGAGCCCGGGCCAAGTTCGGCGGTCAGTTCTTCGTCGGCGTGACCTTCGCCGGTATGGCCCTGCTCTTCAAGAACCACCTCGGTCTCGCCCCGGCCTCGACCTACCTCTCCTTTGTCCGGGATATCCCGGAGATCGGGCTCGGCGTGGTCGGGTTCATCGTCGTCGCCTACATCATCGTGTCGGCGACCTCCAACGCGGTGAATCTCACCGATGGTCTCGACGGCCTGGCCGCCGGTGCGTCGGCCATGGTCTTCGGCGCCTACACGCTGATCGCCTTCATTCAGGCTCGAAACCCCTGCGCGCCGACCTTCCACGGTGGCTGCTACGAAGTTCGCGACGCCCGGGATCTCGCCATCGTCGCCGCCGCAGCGGTCGGTGCCTGCTTCGGTTTCCTGTGGTGGAACGCCTCCCCGGCGCAGATTTTCATGGGTGATACCGGGTCGATGGCGCTCGGAGGTCTGATGGCCGGGTTCGCGATCCTCAGCCGTACGGAGCTGCTGCTGATCGTGCTCGGTGGCCTCTTCGTCATGGTTACCCTCTCCGGGATCATCCAGACCGGCTGGTTCAAGTTCACCCGGATACGGACCGGAACCGGCCGGCGGGTCTTCAAAATGGCTCCCATCCACCATCACTTCGAGCTCGCCGGGTGGGACGAGGTCACCATCATCGTTCGTTTCTGGATCCTCTCCGGAGTCTCGGTGGCGTTCGGGATGGGGTTGTTCTATGCCGAGTTCTCCGGCCATGGATGA